One stretch of Acidobacteriota bacterium DNA includes these proteins:
- the glmS gene encoding glutamine--fructose-6-phosphate transaminase (isomerizing), translating into MCGIIGYVGSGEVVPVLLDGLRRLEYRGYDSAGIAVMGTAGIEILRAAGKLGNLEQKAYLEPLHGSVGIGHTRWATHGAPTEANAHPQVDSSEQVAVVHNGILENYGALRKELLEAGVELQSDTDTELIAQLLGREEGTLGKRVLAVLPRLEGQYAVVAVHRADPDVVVAFRNGPPLVVGLGEDENLVASDVTALLHRTRQVVYLENGDVAEVRRDSHRIFGATGTTVDRAVDRLDWDAARVEKGGYRHFMLKEIYEQPDAIRNTVLTYLDENRLGVNLDGLGFSDQQLENLRRVHLVACGTSWHACLVGKFVLEELTGLPTEVDYASEYRYRSPLVGEDVLVIGVTQSGETADTLAAMEMASDAGALLATVCNVRGSSAWRLASSQILTQAGPEIGVASTKAFTSQLVALVLIALGLRSAGGRADATDVELVAGLQRLPQAVERALAIDARLFELGIDMLADATDSLYLGRGILYPIALEGALKLKEISYLHAEGYPAGEMKHGPIALLQEGFPVVAVVPGGSNREKLISNLMEVRARGAVVLAVAEENAEGLSDVVDLMLAVPAVHPLLQPIVTVVPLQLLAYHVAVELGLDVDQPRNLAKSVTVE; encoded by the coding sequence ATGTGCGGCATCATCGGTTACGTCGGCTCTGGCGAGGTCGTACCGGTTCTGCTCGATGGCCTGCGCCGCCTCGAATATCGCGGATATGACTCTGCCGGCATCGCCGTGATGGGTACCGCTGGTATCGAAATCCTGCGTGCCGCGGGAAAGCTCGGAAATCTCGAGCAGAAGGCCTATCTCGAGCCGCTGCACGGCTCGGTTGGGATCGGTCATACAAGGTGGGCAACCCACGGCGCACCCACCGAGGCCAACGCCCATCCGCAGGTCGATAGCAGCGAACAGGTGGCCGTCGTGCACAACGGAATTCTCGAGAACTATGGTGCTCTCCGCAAGGAGCTTCTCGAGGCTGGGGTCGAACTGCAGTCGGATACCGATACTGAACTCATCGCTCAGCTTCTGGGCCGCGAGGAAGGCACCCTCGGTAAGCGCGTCCTTGCGGTGTTGCCTCGTCTCGAGGGTCAATACGCGGTGGTGGCTGTTCATCGCGCCGATCCCGATGTCGTGGTTGCCTTCCGCAACGGGCCGCCGTTGGTCGTCGGGCTGGGCGAAGACGAAAACCTCGTGGCCTCCGACGTCACCGCGCTGCTGCATCGGACCCGCCAGGTGGTGTATCTCGAAAATGGCGATGTGGCCGAAGTGAGGAGAGACAGTCACAGGATTTTCGGCGCCACGGGCACCACGGTCGATCGTGCGGTCGACAGGCTCGACTGGGATGCCGCCCGGGTGGAGAAGGGCGGCTATCGCCACTTCATGCTCAAGGAGATCTATGAGCAGCCCGACGCAATTCGCAACACGGTTCTCACCTACCTTGACGAGAATCGCCTCGGAGTCAATCTGGATGGACTCGGATTCTCCGACCAGCAGCTGGAGAATCTGCGCCGCGTACACCTGGTGGCTTGCGGGACTTCGTGGCACGCATGCCTGGTCGGGAAGTTCGTGCTCGAAGAGCTGACTGGCCTGCCGACCGAGGTCGACTACGCGTCGGAGTATCGCTATCGTTCGCCCCTGGTCGGTGAAGATGTCCTGGTCATCGGCGTCACGCAATCGGGCGAGACGGCCGACACACTTGCGGCGATGGAGATGGCGAGTGACGCCGGCGCCTTGCTGGCGACGGTCTGTAACGTCCGTGGCTCCTCCGCCTGGCGCCTCGCCTCGTCGCAGATCTTGACCCAAGCGGGACCCGAGATCGGAGTTGCTTCGACCAAGGCCTTCACATCCCAGTTGGTGGCGTTGGTGCTGATAGCGCTTGGCCTGCGGTCTGCCGGTGGGCGAGCCGACGCCACTGATGTCGAGCTCGTGGCTGGTCTGCAACGGCTCCCGCAGGCGGTCGAGCGAGCGCTGGCAATCGACGCGCGGCTTTTTGAGCTGGGAATTGACATGCTGGCCGACGCCACCGATTCTCTCTACCTCGGGCGCGGCATTCTCTACCCGATTGCCCTCGAGGGAGCGCTCAAACTCAAGGAGATCTCGTATCTCCATGCCGAGGGCTACCCGGCGGGCGAGATGAAGCACGGGCCGATCGCTCTTCTTCAAGAGGGGTTTCCGGTGGTGGCGGTGGTACCCGGCGGCTCCAATCGCGAGAAGCTGATCAGCAACCTGATGGAGGTCCGAGCCCGCGGTGCGGTAGTGCTCGCGGTGGCGGAAGAGAACGCAGAAGGCCTGTCAGATGTTGTCGACCTGATGTTGGCGGTTCCCGCGGTGCACCCGCTTCTCCAGCCAATCGTGACGGTGGTGCCGCTGCAGCTGCTCGCCTATCACGTGGCGGTTGAACTCGGGCTTGACGTCGATCAGCCGCGCAATCTCGCGAAGAGCGTCACCGTCGAGTGA